One stretch of Hemibagrus wyckioides isolate EC202008001 linkage group LG01, SWU_Hwy_1.0, whole genome shotgun sequence DNA includes these proteins:
- the nrsn1 gene encoding neurensin-1 has protein sequence MASCPELCGSEYGEGGPQRYGVRSYLHQFYEDCTSSIWERHHDEFQTQRSPSRWSSVLWKVCVAVGAVILVSGLSVLLVGYATPPRLEAFGEDELLFVDGRAVRFNRALDACKLGGAVLFCVGGAGVAAGLILLAACGQGGTKDDLRLQRRFKERLAEIQASVPNSGDAKVPVTLSKVQNIQPGAEP, from the exons ATGGCGTCGTGCCCGGAGTTGTGTGGCTCGGAGTACGGTGAGGGAGGGCCTCAGCGGTATGGCGTTCGCTCCTACCTGCACCAGTTCTATGAGGACTGCACCTCCTCCATCTGGGAGCGTCACCATGATGAGTTCCAGACGCAGAGATCACCCAGCCGGTGGAGCTCTGTCCTCTGGAAG gtgtgtgtggcgGTTGGAGCGGTGATATTGGTCTCAGGTCTGTCGGTGCTGCTGGTGGGTTATGCCACGCCCCCACGCCTGGAGGCATTCGGAGAGGACGAGTTGCTGTTCGTGGATGGTCGAGCCGTGCGCTTTAACCGTGCCCTAGATGCCTGCAAACTGGGCGGAGCCGTGCTCTTCTGTGTGGGCGGAGCCGGCGTGGCAGCCGGTCTCATCTTGTTGGCCGCCTGTGGACAAGGCGGAACTAAAGATGATCTCCGCCTCCAGCGGCGCTTCAAAGAGCGACTAGCGGAGATCCAGGCATCTGTCCCTAACTCCGGAGACGCCAAAGTTCCTGTCACGTTGTCCAAAGTCCAGAACATCCAGCCTGGTGCTGAACCCTGA